Within the Salvia hispanica cultivar TCC Black 2014 chromosome 4, UniMelb_Shisp_WGS_1.0, whole genome shotgun sequence genome, the region ATATGGGTGTTTTACGAATTTTACATGTAGGCTATTTgcttaaaaaattcatatttatataattagaatATGTGACAAAGGGGTTGGTTGGGGTATGACAAACTTTTTAATTGATCGTATCGTTTATTCTTAAGTTTGGTTTAGGTCGGTCCTTCTCTTATATTTCTTCCTTATAACgcattataaaatgtttaaatatatgattaattaattagcaataGTACGATAGTAtgtaattgataaaaaaaagagactaATGCAAAAACCTTTAAAAGTAGTTTTGGCTTAcatgataaaatatactaaGAACAAAGATGATTATATTGAAggatgtataaaaaaaataatttaagtattaaaaaaattataaatttgataaattaatgaccaatatatactctctccgtcccacttaatatatccacattcttgagtgacaTAAGATTTTAAGAGGAGTTGTTAGTTGGAgtaagtagagaaaaaaatgtaattgaatattttgacGAGTGAGGGAGATTTATTTCAAaccataattttaatttattaattttataaagagaTATTAGTATACTACATATAATATTggtttttatgaaaaataaaaatttcaaattataaaaagaagaaaaagaaaatcttCACTAAATACTCATTAATgttgtaaataaatactccatttgttccttagaaaaaatacatttcttttcggcacggagtttaagaatagtgtgttaaatggatggtggaaaaagtaaaagagagtaagtaagagatatgaagagagaataaagtaaaaagaagaattactttttgctacaaataaaaatgactcaattaacttggaacttctcaaaatagaaaaatgactctattaacatgAAACAGAGGAAGTAACTCTTATTAATGCTAACTTATTTACATAGTATCATAAATGTTAACAAAGTAGATGAATATTCAGCTATCTGCAAGTTAAATATAATCAATCAAACTATCATCTTTCTTCCATtcaaaaaaacatattttcttcttactaCCATAAGAAGAtgttttttagtaattatgcGATTTCATTAGATTGTTCGCAattgttttatgatttaatttgaaatatttcaacCAAATTTAGGATTAATAGACCTTTAAACTTTGATCAAATTCGGTCGATTTATCTCctgttaaatttttagtaaaaCTCCGATTTTATagaatatgcatatatatgtcTATCTTTGACTACAAATTGTTCCAAAATACacattcaaatatatatggattagtaaaataaaagttcaAATAGACTACCTAAAATTATAGCAGAGAGAgataataaataggtaaacatGATACATAGACGGATAGTAGAAAGAAGTAGATATTTGAAACCATGTTTATCAGCAACCACCCAACCCAACCACCAATTTTTCAGGAGAAACggtacattttattattgcacAGTAAAATTTGTCCAATTAAACCATACCTTTTTTGATGATTTATCAATGACCATCCAACCAcactattatattatttatttttattattttttataataatattattacatgaaatatttattattgcataataaaaagattataaaaaaagcataataaatgacgaattaaaaattataaaataaataacataacatatattaaattcaaaattgaatatacATAATTGGTGCTCAAAACATAAGatgaaaattagaaatagaaattttgAGAATCGGAGAATATATTACCCTCATCAATATTCATAATGAACAACAAagaatactataaaataaaaacttatactccctctgtccgccattaggagtctcatttcttggcggcacgggttttaagaaatgtaaagaaaagtgggtggaaaaaaattagtggaataagggtcccacgtgtatatattaattttgaatgaaatgtgagtggaatgagttaatggaaggTGGGatcctattaccatttatgataaaagtgaaccgggacttctattcgcggacgaactaaaatgaaaaaatgagactcctattcgcggacggtgGGAGTACCACTACCAAAGAAGAAGGATTATATGAAAGAaaagatgatatttttttatcaaaactaTAACAAATGTGGTCTCTATTTGTAGAggatgaaaaattatgaatgttagtataatttttataatttattaatataatataaaaaagatatataatatttttaaaaaaatatttatcaaccAATGAGATTGTGTCATTTGGTACATTGATTTgtttattgaccattagattaCAGAGTAGCATCTTATTACTCACATCAATCACACCCTTTCACGTTTTTTAATGTGTATTGTTTAATGTATAATGATGTTTTATTCAATGTCAGTCTATCATATCATGCATCTTGCattaaatttctattatatATGCTGAaagatttatacaatatacgctaaaaattttcatgaaagtgggtggaaaaataaaaacttcgAAGACATggcttttatatatgtatagattagTGATTAGAGAACATGTCATTATCATCATCCATggtgaataaatatttttttaaagattaaagGCCAAAGGTGGTCCCTGACATATGgtcgttttatcaatttggtcctaaacattatctttttgattatttggtccctcacaaatgaactcggacccgaatcggtcctcaATTAACAGAACCGTCTAAAATAGACGGTCAACGTCCggttttgaccaaattaaaataacacaaCAAATTTAGCGACGAAACTAATCTATCACTAATTGGGAGAAACTGAGCAGAATCCATTCTGTTATCCTCAAATTTCTAATGACGAAATGCCCCAACAAATCTTTCGTTTAAACCAAATTCTCCACACACAGTAACTCCTCGCTGCAAACCCTCTCCACCTCCCGATTGAATTCGTGCACAAACACGTGCGTCTCCGCCGCGCCGGCCCTCTTGCTCCGCACCATCACTCCGGCGGTGAAAATCGCCTACATCCGCCCCGAAGTAAGCCCTCAGCCCGTCGACCAGGATCACATCCCAAGCGACGTCGTACAAGTGGTTCGGCAGGTCGTTTACGACCAATTTGCAATCGGAGAAGAGTAGATTCTGCACCGGCCGACACTCCCCCCTCATATCCCCTTTTGAATACTCAATCAGATCGTAAATTCGCTGACGAAAACCTTTCTTCGTGAATTGGACGTCGTAGGCTTCGATCGACGGCTGGTTCTCCTTCAATTTCGACACGAAGTGCGCGCTGTCACTGACGAACACGGTGCGGCCGTTGTGGTTGAGGGAATTCCACAGTAGGGTTTCGTGGCTGAGACCGAAGAAGAGGAGGTTACAGGGGGAGGCGCAGCCACGGAGCACGGCTGCGACGGTGTTCAGCTCGTCGGCGGACATGCGGTTGGTGGAGGAGGCGTTGAGGGCGTCGGAGCGGAGTCGTCATTTAATTAGGAATTAAGAACTTTAATCAAccctaattaattaccattagtaatttaatatagttaaATTGTAATcaccgtctattttttgacggttctattaagtgaggaccgattTGGGTCCGAGTTCATTTGTGAGGGACCgaataatcaaaaagataatgttaaggacTACATTGATAAAACGGTCATATGTTATGGACCacttttggcctttactcttttttaaaaaaagaaaaattataatatagaaGAAAGATTATATGTAGagaaaaattgagatttttttaaaataaaacaatagcAAATGTGATCTCAATTTGTAGaggatgaaaaaatatgaattttggtataatttatatatatatatatatatatataatttaatatataaaagatatttgaataataaataaaatatttattgaccAATGAGATTGTAAAAAATGGCATAATCTCATTggtcaataaaataaattgagataAACACCTCTTGATCTTACTTTACCCAATGGTCAAAAAGAGTGATTTGACTAATTCACATCCTTTATTCTCTATATCAAATCAgtcatatattaataatatatattatatgctaatacaattttataatatactagtTATCAATATTTCATGAAAGTGGGTGGGAAAATTTCTTTGTCACGTACTGtggctttatatatttatagatttgttgattagttgatgaaatatatattcccttcgtccctTATTATGTGCctcagtttttcattttggtatgttccaTATTAATAGTCTCACTTcagttttactatttttatttatggatcTCACATTCTACCAACTCATTTCAACTCACTCCAcccaactttttcaatttatttttatttacatttcttgaaTTCTATGTCAGGTCAAAGTAGGACACATATTGAAGAACAGAGAGAGATATAAACTGGATAAATAAGTCTTCTTTTTCTATATTGTAGATTGTATGATATTCTTCCGTTTCATGTTAATAGAgccattttctattttgaaaagtttcaacataattgagtcatttttatttttagtaaaaagtaaattctcactcttactttattctttcttactttattcatcatTCCCTTAACATACTAATCTTAAACTCCCTGCCGAAAAAAATGCCTCTATTAAccaaaaaatacattttagtTATACAACATTTTTAGTCTATTCATTGTAGAAATATTAAATCGATACgtaaactaaaatagaaaaaaaggttCAAGAAAATCATATAAGTAgcttaaattagaaaatggtTAACACCACAGAAACAATTAATAACGAAATAAAGCATTAATCCAAATAATAAGCAACGTGTTCTCTCACTCGCCACAACCATATCTCTTGTCTTCGTTCCAAGCGCCAAAATGGACTATTGGGAATCACATAAccacaaacaaaatttaaggCCACAAAacattactactactacattaCAAacaagataaagtaaaagaagatAAAGCCCTCCACCATCCCACCACAAAATCGCATGCCACAACAACAATGGGTTGCACTTCATCCAAGCGAATCGACGTCGCCGTCGACGCCTACCGCCCTCCCCCGTCTTCCTTCGCCGTCTTCGACGTGAACTCCATCCAGGAGCCCTGGCTCAAGCCCTCTTCCGATAACCCCGACGAGCCCTCCCTCGACGAGAAGCCCCCGCTGCCGCCCTCCCCGCCCCCACTCCTCGACAAGCTCAACGGCGCCATCGACGGCGCCGCCCCCCGTTCCTGGGACGAAGTCAGCAAAGCACTCGAGGATCTCAAGCCGAAGCTCAACGCCGCCCCACCCCCGCCCCCAATCGAAGAACAACCGGCCCTGATTCGCAAGAACTTCTCCTTCCACACTTTAGAAGAgctggagaagaagaagaaagcttCGTCAATTGATAATCAGCTAGTTTCTGGACCTGGACCTGGACCTGTAGTGGCGGTAGCGAGATCACTGAAGGACAACATATTCATACAGAAGGACAGGGAGGAGAGGGAGAAGGAAGGGAGAGGGGCGGGGTTCGTGAAGCGGGACCCGCTGGGGGATTTCGCGGAGATATGCCCGCCGGGAGGGGAGGAGGCGGTGGTGGTGTACACGACGTCGCTGGGAGGGGTGCGGCGGACGTACGAGGACTGCAACCGCGTGAGGCAGCTCATGGAGACGTACCAGGTGGTGTTCGACGAGCGGGACGTGGCGCTGGACGGGGGCTTCCGTGGGGAGCTGAGGGGCCTGCTCGGGGAGGAGGGGGCGGCCGTGCCGAGGGTGTTTGTGAAGGGGAGGTATATCGGGGGGGCAGAGGAGGTGGTGGGGCTGAACGAGACGGGGCGGCTTAGCCGGATATTGAATTGGGCGAGGGTGGAGAGGGGGGCGGGGAGGCTGGGGTGTAGGGGGTGTGGTGGGGCCAGGTTTGTGCCCTGCTTGGGGTGTGGGGGGAGTTGTAAGGTGGTTGTGGGGGCTGATAGAGAGAGGTGTGGAGAGTGTAATGAAAATGGTTTGGTTCATTGCCCCatttgtgtttgattttaCATCTTGTTTTTTCCTTTGCTTTCGCCTATCTATTGTATTGTGGAGTATTGTATTTTGTACACATACCAatgttttttacttttctccaTACTAAATACGGAGTAGTAAATTGAGTTTCTATAATTACATGGGGTctgtgtttctattttttctaatcAATAATTACATGGGGTctgtgtttctatttttttctaatcaataaagttactttgtgtttctatttttccaaCATAAACACATGAACAATTAGGTGTGATGCTCTATAGCTAGGAATTTTGAGCAAGgaagataatattttatgcaatGGGGAGTGAATAAGTAatgcaataataaaatgtCTACGGTCATGCATGTTAAAAAGTTCACGATTTgcaaaaatataacaattgCAATATGTATTACTTTCAGATAATTAAAAGTATCCAATAGATGTCATATAGAAATTTAGATAaagaaattgattaaaaacaatatagtTTGGAATTGGATGAGCCTTTGTCATGAGtgatttaatatatacatTCATAAAGATATTAGTACTCGATCCCTTAGTCCTCTGTCATGTGTTctagtttttcattttggttcaTCCCCTATTAATTatcacttatattttattataaaattaatatacaaaaatatgatcCATATATCTAGAGGCGAACCTACGTAGAACCTTGGGGTCCCATGTTAATGTGAATGTGCATCTCTAAGCTCAGGTGGCCTACACCTCAGCCTTCCATCATAGAGGTCCGTGCTCGACTCCCACGAGGGACATAATATGACACAGCTTCATTACAACTCATGCCACAACTACTTGCCGTAAGataaatatcgaaaaatactTTATAACTTTTAATGGTAATTGTACACCTCGAATCGAAATCTTGCATCTACCACTACGTAtaccattaactttttcaactcactttcttttatattttataaaaccCATGTCATATCAAAGTGGACACATATTGATAGACTGAAGGAGTGTAAGTTAATTTATGTCCTGACTAATTCTGAACATGTATCCTAAGTTCCTAGCATACAAAGTAAATGTCATATTATTGTTGAACCAAAATTGTCCAAAATTGTCACAAATCCATATTGTCGTTCTAAAccagtattttatttatgtactgTAGTATCTTACTATACTATATAATGACTTCTCACTGGATTTGAATATTCGCCACGATGGTATTAGCtatgaatattcattttttgcatttaaacAGAATTCTTATAGTCATATGATTACATATTGCATGTAAAAGGACATATGTTCCTGAGCATATTATGCGTAAAATGGAATATTTTCTTGAGATGTCATgtgttaaatatattttgttggcCTACCAGGATTACGCCCATTGACTAGATATGATCAAAAGTGCGAgcaagttttaaaataaaaattgtaggagtatatttattcattcacGGATCTGGTCACgaagtaaaaattaaagtgtTGAGAGTGGGATTTGAACCCACACCCTTTCGGACCGGAACCTTAATCTGGCGCCTTAGACCAACTCGGCCATCTCAACATGTGACAGTTTCAcatatgcattaaaatataacaaaatttcaacaaactAGCCATAAATTGCTAATGTATTTTCTAATATCAGTTGATTATTAGACTAAATATAAATGGtacaatgtaaataaaataccaaaaaaccAAGGTGTTGTTGGAGATGACACAAGCGACATATAGTTATATGAGTTTGAAAATTCGAACAATTCTTTTCATTGTATTAAATACACATGTCGTGCACAGACACAAATATAACGACTAAACAAGAAAttctataatatataaatcaatcttttgaacataaaatatttgaataaagtttttttttttttttataaagtagtagtaatagtttTTAGAAGTAAAACTTGTGAACCTAAACAATTTAAGCAAAATGtcaactatttttaaaaaacggaatTATAGATGTGAATATATTTGctacaaaatagataaaaaatactagtttaaaagtaaattttttgattatttgagaATTTGATCAAGAAGTATATAATTCTTCTAGATGTTTTAacggaaaaaaagaaatacatctattctttcaattatttgaataaaactataacaaaaaaaaatgtaaattcattattttaaagaaGTAAAAGGATATTGGacttttaattgtttgaatagcataagagcatccacgtCCATgctcttgcggaagagcatggaCGTGGGTCCGGACCcacatttattcattttttacccACTATTCTTacgcaagagcacaacactcacatccatgctcttccgcaagagcATGCTCAAGAGTTAccgaatttaaataattcaattactataaatatttccataatattaaaatgcattaaaaatacctaaaatactattacaaattactaaaaaattaaaaattacataattaaattcattatcaaaaaaaaatttaaagtataaatgagagataatttgatgtaaagaatagatgatgaatgtgggtatatatagatgattttgggataaaatttttttttaaaaaatcaaaattttttttaaaaaaagggtaaaaaaatgactatatttttgggaattttaaatatatatttttttctttttcgggATCTAGTGGCACCACTGGCGGATCTAGGGGGGTAGGAGGGGGCAGTCGCCCCCTCCGTGCGACTAATTTCCTCTTATCCGGCCGTAAAACTATCATATCCGCCCCCTCCGTTTGCCCCGATGTCGTCCCGAAAATCGAAAAAACTTGCCACTTTCGCCCTAAACTAACCTACTGATATATATTTCGCCCCCTCCGTTTATGAATCTTGGATCCGCCACTGAGTGGCACCGTCGTAGTCCAAGCCAGACACTTGTCTTCTTCCATGGCACTTAATTGTTTGGTTTTATTAATTGCTTTTAATCTGTTTCTTAGCTATAAGACCTTTCCTTAGTTGAAGTTCAAATTGCagtatttagttttaattattagtcTTGTGGATACAATACTTGTAGTTGAACTAGCTTTAACCTATACTTATAATAGCATTGTTCACTTACattatgtttttaatattaaaaaatgtgtatCATGGTGCAAGGATGGAATTATGGAAAGAAACCCAACATAATAAGATCAAATATACATGAAGATGTAGAAGAAGACTTAGGAAAAtatacatgtttttttttttagctttAAGATTTCATAGATATCATTGACATTGTATACtccgttttataaaaatagaaattttagcATTGGTACGAATTTAttgcacaattgataaagtaagagagatagaaaaaaagagtaattGAAGTAGGAAAATGAGATTCACCTTTCTagaggaaaaaaatagaagtggactattttaaatatagagaatatatattttttacaataatgattttaaataattctttACTGTATCCTAGGCATGCACAAACCGAACCGAAGTTCACAAACCGAAATCGAAACCGGCGGCAGTTCGGCGGTTCTAgcgggccggttcaggttcaacAAAATGTGAaatcggaaccgccggttcaacAGTTAAACCGCGGttcaattaaatgtttttttaaaaaatttatttttatatataaaaaacaatatttgaTGGGCTTGTGAATTTTATGAAACCATTCTtggttatttctcttttatagaGACATccttaaatgtttttttaaactttcgatgtgggacaaaatGTGTTGAAGTATTTGCTTTtataactacatgtttagagcattcattcatctttttccaatgtgggatacaaaactttcttttgtcttctacttttcttcattttttgtataatatatatatatatatatatatataagaaattattatttgaatatattcttgattgataaaaaaaaattattgagaaatatgatttgtatatagaaaaatgattatttgtataatagttATCATTAGATTTATACAAtttgtaatataattattcttttatgtgtataatagtatttattagttaacacatacataaatttaaacataagTAAATTGATATCGATAAAGAACTAATGAATAATAGttcatgtaataatatttgttgttaaataataataataataataataaaagatagaGTATTAATATAGACAAAGAATGATGAGACATCTATCATATAGTTATAAATAATGACTtttatcccacattgaaagAAAGAGTAATGATGGTCCCTCGGGTCACGGTTGTCTGTGTTAATTTAAGAGAGGTGCGTCCAACTGAGCAGGATGAAAGTCTcaacccagctgagtcgttggcacgaCGACCGGAACCTGGTATATCAAACaaattcctcaacccacttctactggctagtatagtggaggtaagggtcgaatcccacagagatggacaCATTCGGATAATTGCGGTGATAATCTGTGAaggttttggttagctaccatgcttttgggttgaggttttACCTAGACGGAAACTAAAGATGGTACACTACTGACTAGTGGGTGTGAAAGTGACTgacatgtggttgtgttcgtgaaaataggggacaaagTATCTCAGAGACATgtggaaagtagacagttactaaataAGGAAACTTAGAACAGCAGCGTATATTTGGTGGCTAGGTGGCtactctgacaggtctggagggtacaactgaaaagtaaaagacaaaagcaaaaagtaactaaaaagcaaaagtgGTCCAAAGCAAAAGTAGATtgtgatgttttcttcttcaacaagtatTATCAGAAACTACATGAACTCAAACTCCATGGATTAACTCAGATCAACAAATTGAGACACAAGATCCATCAATTAAAAAGCTTAAACTTAAAGATTAACGGCTAAACTGCAGTTTACTCCTACTggctaacatgcaaggtggtgatgACAACGCAAAACtggaaactcatgcacgaaactTAAACTGAAACATGAACTAAAAATCTCgatcaacaactccagattaGCCTACTCAAACGAGAACATGCacaaacaattagaaattaaaagcgacaactagatctaactttcataggcagaatgaagcaaattCAAACCAAAGAGAGATGCGAAATAAGAACTTCATAATTAAACGTTCGGATCTTAACgaaatacttcaaaaggcacAAGATCAAATGTTTGCAACAGATCCAACgaagaaagcaagtaaactttaaactaggAAAGCGGTTAAAGATTGTTTATGCCacttgataaggctaatttcatgcattggttatatagtgaaaagcaTCACATTTCTGCTGGGTCTAACATGTTTgattaagccaggtgtgtgataaagcgctagatccaggagatACTGGAGGAAACAGTCTAGCGAGGAACAGAGCAGAAATTGATCAAAGCTGAAGGAAAAGAAGGCTAGAGGAAGGGAGTtgatagctgagggcaacaaggtctatctatacctcgctgggccccacctcaacgcctataaatggAGGAGTATGCAGCACGAAAAAGAGGGGAGAGAACTTTTGCTCATACTTAGctcaaacacacacacttggaaaTGGGAATTCGGGATGGTTAAGGGAGTCGTTTTTGAGTTCAGTAGTTCCGacgtaacaccgtccgcgtgagggcgaagatacaatcatttaaatttcagtttgttgtttcttgttttttcgaacttcactttcgGGAGTCGAATCTGCTGTTGATGTTGTTTAAATTTCCTATGCATTTCTGTTGGTTTCATTTCCTCTGTTTTGGAGTTGATTTATGTTGAGCTATTTTCTCTGTCGACATGGTGTTTGATCTGGGAGTTTGATTGTTGATCtgtatttgttgttgttgatctgtgGAGAATCCAAATCTGTTGTTATGGAGCTGTTTTTGGTTGGAGTTTTgagtcggatgcttggatccggagtggatttagcatccgagtTTTGGATCTGAGCAGGGGAGATAGATTTGTGCATGAATTTCAAGTGTTATGTTCTGTTTCTGTTTGGCTTCGTCTAGTAGCGTAGATTTTTTCTGTTATCTTTTCGTATGTCACCTGCTTGTTTTAAATCTGGTTGTTTGCTTCTGAATCGCGTCCTATTAAGTTTACCGAGTGTTCTTGTGAGTCCGtcggagaagatgaagtcatttattttttttcagttgatgctttagttagttattctgcagCTTTTCTTTTCGTCCGTATCTGCCTTTTCAGTTTTGGGTCCCGCTTGCATTTTAAATTCCCTGGTCTAGGTAAATTAGTTACGAGTCTTTAGATCCAGTGATTGTCTAGTCTTAGTTTTCATGCAATATTCatttctgcctagatctagctgttagcatAGCAGAGTTCAATTCCAAacttagtttaatttcctcaacccaaaaatgcgtggcagcagccaaaccaaaaatagtttccagATCTCTATGCATATTTATTACGCATCtctctctgtgggatcgatccctacttccctgtgctaaattttagtattcgtggttgagggttttgaaggagTGTTCTGTGTATCCAACGACCGAGATTCTCCAGTTCcgcgagttcctagaccctgtgatctagtCGATTCGCTGGATCTAGGAGGCTTGATAATTTTACAAGCACTAGGAAGAGACAAAGCAAACACACTGATCACGctcttcaaatggcgccgttgccggggatggatggcgtagtttttttttttacgcTAGAGATTTGGtgtatatagtttaatttttgtgtttctttttgttgACAGTTTATGAGCAAAAGCTTACGGTCAGGAGTCTGGAGTAACCCGTCTTGGTCAAGGAACGTCCAATTGAGGTGTCAAGTCAAGGAATCAACATCCGCCGTTACTACCAGATCAGGGTTGTCAACAGTAGATCCGCTTCCGTGTGAATCAGGAAGCGAAGAAGAGTGGAATTCATCGGGGAAAGAGGATCCACAGTCGTCATCNNNNNNNNNNNNNNNNNNNNNNNNNNNNNNNNNNNNNNNNNNNNNNNNNNNNNNNNNNNNNNNNNNNNNNNNNNNNNNNNNNNNNNNNNNNNNNNNNNNNATTCGCCAGATCCTTGGTTTCCTTGTTCATCCCCTCATAGAAAGTGTGGTgcacctctatctccttcatgcgatggttggggCATGACTCCAGAAGACTCATGTACTTCTCCCAGTACTCGCTCAGggtttcatcatattcttgccttatgcacgatattttcctcttcaatgcaCTTGTCTTCGAAGACGGGAAAAACTCGGCTAGGAAAACTGACTTGAAATCGGCCCATGTATTGATAGAGTCGGCTGGCAGGCGCATGAACCAAGTGTTGGCCTCTCCCTTTAGGACAAAAGGTAGGGCCTTTAGTCTGTGATCGTCATCGCTTGATCCTGCTGGCCGCCTCTGCGCCTTACAGATTttgcagaactcatttaagaaTTCGTATGGTCCCTCATAACTCTTCCCACAGTACGTTGGTAGGATTGCAATCACGTGGGGTTTCACATCACAGGCGGTCTG harbors:
- the LOC125219290 gene encoding uncharacterized protein LOC125219290; translated protein: MGCTSSKRIDVAVDAYRPPPSSFAVFDVNSIQEPWLKPSSDNPDEPSLDEKPPLPPSPPPLLDKLNGAIDGAAPRSWDEVSKALEDLKPKLNAAPPPPPIEEQPALIRKNFSFHTLEELEKKKKASSIDNQLVSGPGPGPVVAVARSLKDNIFIQKDREEREKEGRGAGFVKRDPLGDFAEICPPGGEEAVVVYTTSLGGVRRTYEDCNRVRQLMETYQVVFDERDVALDGGFRGELRGLLGEEGAAVPRVFVKGRYIGGAEEVVGLNETGRLSRILNWARVERGAGRLGCRGCGGARFVPCLGCGGSCKVVVGADRERCGECNENGLVHCPICV